The proteins below are encoded in one region of Pangasianodon hypophthalmus isolate fPanHyp1 chromosome 6, fPanHyp1.pri, whole genome shotgun sequence:
- the slc38a8a gene encoding putative sodium-coupled neutral amino acid transporter 8a produces the protein MEAQTGGDAGVFDKPRMSTSSPSPRLGFCGAVFIMLKSALGAGLLSFPWAFSRAGGVHTAVTVEMFSLVFLVSGLVILGYSSSISGQSTYQAVVGHLCGPAIGKLCELCFVLNVFMICVAFLVILADQLKKLSISIYELITDSAGNAMPYHWYTDQRFTLFLVCLFVILPLSIPKEIWIQKYTSALGTVAATYLTVAIVVRYYTRTVPEVHLSPSYNTGMGFWASIFNVIPTICFGFQCHECCVAVYSSLGNKKLSNWVIISLLSMFICLVIYTLTGIYGYLTFGRNVAADVLMSYSGDDVLMIIARLLFGVSIITIYPIALLLGRLVIQDPLLRHRETESYETCIRVALTAVWIIITLLIALFVPDISKVISIIGGISAFFIFVFPGLCLIFAMQSQPMSARLRWILIAWGMITILFGTFIFGQSTFFAIMQVFHKL, from the exons ATGGAGGCGCAGACAGGAGGAGACGCAGGTGTCTTCGACAAGCCGAGAATGAGCACTTCCAGCCCGAGCCCGAGGCTGGGCTTCTGCGGAGCCGTGTTCATCATGCTGAAGTCCGCTCTGGGTGCAGGACTGCTCAGCTTCCCCTGGGCTTTCTCCCGAGCTGGAGGAGTTCACACTGCAGTCACAGTGGAGATG TTTTCTCTCGTATTCCTCGTTAGTGGACTGGTGATCCTTGGCTACTCATCCTCCATCAGTGGCCAGAGCACGTACCAGGCTGTGGTGGGGCACCTCTGTGGGCCTGCTATAGGCAAACTGTGTGAGCTCTGCTTCGTCCTCAATGTCTTCATGATCTGTGTGGCATTTCTGGTTATATTGGCAGACCagcttaaaaaat tgagtattTCCATATATGAGCTAATCACAGATTCAGCTGGGAACGCGATGCCTTATCACTGGTACACAGACCAGAGGTTTACGCTTTTCCTTGTGTGTCTCTTTGTCATTCTTCCTCTCTCAATTCCTAAAGAGATTTGGATACAGAAGTACACCAG CGCATTAGGCACAGTAGCAGCCACCTATTTGACTGTAGCCATTGTTGTAAGATATTACACAAGAACAGTCCCTGAGGTCCACCTGTCCCCTTCATACAACACTGG GATGGGCTTCTGGGCTTCCATATTCAACGTCATCCCCACAATCTGCTTTGGCTTTCAG TGTCATGAGTGCTGCGTTGCCGTCTACAGCAGTTTGGGGAATAAGAAGCTCTCCAACTGGGTCATAATCTCTTTATTGTCTATGTTCATCTGCCTTGTTATCTACACTCTAACTG GTATCTATGGGTATCTCACCTTTGGGAGGAATGTTGCTGCTGATGTTCTGATGTCATACAGTGGAGATGATGTCCTTATGATCATTGCAAGGTTACTCTTTGGGGTCTCCATTATCACCATCTACCCCATTGCTCTATTACTTGgaag GTTGGTGATTCAGGATCCATTACTGCGGCACAGAGAGACTGAGTCTTACGAGACCTGCATCAGAGTTGCCTTGACTGCAGTGTGGATCATCATCACTCTCCTCATTGCTCTGTTTGTTCCAGACATCAGCAAAGTCATCAGCATTATTGGTGGCATTAGCGCATTCTTCATCTTTGTCTTCCCAG GGCTTTGTTTAATATTTGCCATGCAATCTCAGCCAATGTCAGCAAGACTCAG gtGGATTTTAATTGCATGGGGAATGATCACAATTTTATTTGGCACATTCATTTTTGGGCAGAGCACTTTCTTTGCCATTATGCAGGTCTTTCATAAGCTATGA